Within the Bradyrhizobium cosmicum genome, the region AATTTCCGCCTCTCCATGCGCCTGCTGGACTGGTGCACGGCGAATGCCGTGCGGCTCATCTACGCCTCGTCGGCGGCGACTTACGGCGACGGCGAGGCCGGCTTTGACGACGACGCCTCTCTGCCTGCCCTGAAGCAGCTGCGGCCGATGAATCTCTACGGCTGGAGCAAGCATCTGTTCGATCTCGCGGTCGCCGGGCGTGCTGTGAACGGCGATCCGCTCCCGCCGCAATGGGCAGGCCTGAAGTTCTTCAACGTGTTCGGCCCCAACGAGTACCACAAGGGTACGATGATGAGCGTGCTCGCGCGCCGCTTCGACGACGTCAAAGCGGGCCGCGTCGTGCAGCTGTTCAAGTCGCATCGCGAGGGCATCGTCGACGGCGATCAGCGCCGCGATTTCATCTATGTCGACGACGTCGTGCGCGTGATGATGTGGCTGCTGGCGAGCCCGTCGGTGTCCGGGCTCTTCAATGTCGGCACCGGCAAGGCGCGCAGCTTCAAGGACCTGATGCTGGCTGCCTATGCGGCGCTGGGCACCAGGCCGAACATCGAATATGTCGACATGCCCGAGAGCATCCGCGGCAGCTATCAATACTTCACCCAGAGCAAGGTCGATCGCCTTCACCACGCCGGCTATAATGGCGGCTTCACGACGCTCGAGGATGCGGTGAAAGCCTATGTCGGGGATTATCTCGACCGGCCCGACCGCTTCCGCTGAGGCTCCAGGATCTAAGGCTCAAGGATCATGCCGACGCCCATTCTCGATTTCGACGCCCTCGCGCAGGCCATCTCCGATCGCACGGTGCTCTGCATCGGCGACATCATGCTGGACGAATTCGTCTATGGCGAGGTGTCCAGGATTTCGCCGGAAGCGCCGACGCCGGTCATCGTGGCCCAGCGCAGCGAGATCCATATCGGCGGCGCCGGCAATGTCGCGCGCAATATCGCCGCTCTCGGCGCGCGCTGCATCTTCGTCGGCCTCGTCGGCGAGGACGATGCCGGCAGGCAGCTCAGGGACGCGCTGGGTGAGCAGGACGGCATCGAAAGCGTGCTGGTGTGCGATCCGTCGCGGCCGACCACGCGCAAGGTCCGTTTCGTGTCCGAGCATTTCTCCACGCACATGCTGCGCGCGGATTGGGAGCAGGCTGTGCCTGCCTCCGACGACGTCGAGACGAAGCTGATCGAGGCGATCCTGCCCCAGATCGCGCGTGCCGA harbors:
- the rfaD gene encoding ADP-glyceromanno-heptose 6-epimerase, encoding MLLVTGGAGFIGSNVVAALNEAGRSDVVVCDLLGSEGKWRNLAKRQLVDILPPAELFDWLKGRKLDAVIHLGAISETTATDGDLVIETNFRLSMRLLDWCTANAVRLIYASSAATYGDGEAGFDDDASLPALKQLRPMNLYGWSKHLFDLAVAGRAVNGDPLPPQWAGLKFFNVFGPNEYHKGTMMSVLARRFDDVKAGRVVQLFKSHREGIVDGDQRRDFIYVDDVVRVMMWLLASPSVSGLFNVGTGKARSFKDLMLAAYAALGTRPNIEYVDMPESIRGSYQYFTQSKVDRLHHAGYNGGFTTLEDAVKAYVGDYLDRPDRFR